In Microbispora sp. ZYX-F-249, the sequence CCAAAGACCGCGAGGCCTTCGACGGCGGGCTGAAGGCGGTTCTCGACGAAGTGCGGGGCAGCCTCGACCTTGCGCCACTGAACGCGTTCGTTCACCGGTGGTGGATCTCCGCCTGTGATTCAGCACGGGACCCGAGGGGCGGCGGCAGATGCACAGCCGGGCCGAACAGGTGCTGGCCAGAGGACGACGCCCCGAGGGCAAGCCATGGCGCGAAGTCCTCGCCGCTCGTGGAAGCGACGTAGCAGGTGGAAGCTCTC encodes:
- a CDS encoding DUF6247 family protein: MKAVLDEVRGSLDLAPLNAFVHRWWISACDSARDPRGGGRCTAGPNRCWPEDDAPRASHGAKSSPLVEAT